The Elaeis guineensis isolate ETL-2024a chromosome 14, EG11, whole genome shotgun sequence genome has a segment encoding these proteins:
- the LOC105057751 gene encoding serine carboxypeptidase II-3-like, translated as MVRAFLCLFLCFFASIATNDAARQGDALNKLYFDVFKLKRPAPASADTYATNALSDLSFKVYPQQGLKEGDKIGKLPGQPERIDFDQYGGYVTVDAEAGRALFYYFAEAVSADPSSKPLVLWLNGGPGCSSLGYGAMEELGPFRVMSDGKTLFRNPYAWNRVANVLFLESPAGVGFSYSNTTSDYDKSGDRRTAEDAYVFLVNWMERFPEYKGRDFFIAGESYAGHYVPQLAHTILQHNDTNINLKGIMIGNGVINDETDNKGLYDYFWTHALISDETIDAIHKYCNFSPDATDQTKQCYQAVDVTDQVFEMLDIYNIYAPLCSSSGVTPSPKRYSIKNFDPCTYDYVAAYLNTAEVQEALHANVTKLNYTWSGCSRQFAQWMDSPSTVLPLIKECMANDVRVWVYSGDVDGRVPVTSSRYSLNQLNLSIKTEWQPWFINNEVGGYSIIYDGNLTFATVRGAGHEIPSYQALRALILVKFFLNGKPLPS; from the exons ATGGTGAGGGCTTTTTTGTGCTTGTTTCTCTGCTTCTTCGCGAGCATCGCAACAAATGATGCAGCAAGGCAAGGAGATGCCCTTAACAAGCTCTACTTCGACGTCTTCAAGTTGAAGAGACCAGCACCTGCAAGTGCTGATACTTACGCCACCAATGCTTTATCCGATCTATCGTTCAAAGTTTATCCCCAGCAAGGGTTGAAGGAGGGTGACAAGATCGGCAAGTTGCCTGGCCAGCCTGAACGTATAGATTTTGATCAGTATGGAGGCTATGTCACGGTCGATGCCGAAGCCGGAAGAGCTCTCTTCTACTACTTCGCTGAGGCTGTCTCTGCTGATCCTTCTTCCAAACCACTGGTTCTCTGGCTCAATGGAG GGCCAGGCTGCTCGTCTCTCGGATATGGAGCAATGGAGGAGTTAGGGCCCTTCCGCGTCATGAGCGATGGCAAGACGCTCTTCAGAAATCCATATGCATGGAATAGAG TGGCTAATGTGCTGTTCTTGGAGAGCCCAGCTGGTGTTGGCTTCTCCTACTCCAACACCACCTCAGACTACGACAAGAGTGGGGACAGGAGGACCGCCGAGGATGCTTACGTATTCCTGGTGAACTGGATGGAGAGATTTCCAGAGTACAAAGGCAGAGATTTCTTTATAGCTGGGGAGAGCTATGCTGGCCATTATGTGCCCCAGCTAGCTCATACCATTCTCCAGCACAATGATACCAACATCAACCTCAAAGGCATCATG ATTGGCAATGGGGTGATCAATGATGAAACCGACAACAAGGGGCTGTATGACTATTTCTGGACGCATGCATTGATCTCAGATGAGACCATTGATGCAATCCACAAGTACTGCAATTTCTCGCCTGACGCCACTGACCAGACTAAGCAGTGCTATCAGGCAGTGGACGTTACCGACCAGGTCTTTGAAATGCTGGACATCTACAATATCTATGCTCCTCTCTGCTCCTCATCCGGCGTCACGCCTTCTCCTAAGAGATACTCG ATTAAAAATTTCGACCCATGCACCTATGACTACGTGGCTGCTTATCTCAATACTGCTGAAGTGCAGGAAGCTCTTCATGCCAATGTCACCAAACTCAATTACACTTGGTCTGGTTGCAGCAG GCAATTTGCACAATGGATGGATAGCCCTTCTACAGTTTTACCACTTATCAAAGAATGTATGGCTAATGATGTACGAGTTTGGGTGTATAG TGGAGATGTTGATGGACGAGTTCCTGTCACTTCATCAAGATATTCTCTCAATCAACTAAATCTGTCAATAAAAACTGAGTGGCAACCATGGTTTATCAATAATGAG GTTGGCGGATATAGTATTATTTATGATGGTAACTTAACATTTGCCACCGTTAGAGGAGCAGGACATGAGATTCCGAGCTACCAAGCACTTCGAGCACTTATCCTTGTCAAATTTTTTCTTAATGGAAAGCCGCTTCCTTCTTGA